A single window of Nicotiana tomentosiformis chromosome 1, ASM39032v3, whole genome shotgun sequence DNA harbors:
- the LOC104117260 gene encoding mediator of RNA polymerase II transcription subunit 27 produces the protein MQQPTPQPHTSAGPGASGAESSQTSRDAPPKQVAMALERLGQASRLIADIRLGADRLLEALFVAAQPQHSSKPLHLILKEEASMRQHLQDLRSVGRQLEDSGVLDDSLRSRSNSWGLHMPLVCPDGAVVAYAWKRQLAGQAGASAVDRTRLALKAFNDQKRRFFPHLLTNAGEEGATKKLCGPPSSDQEETCELETVSEVLTHLKKEVPNVTTFSYQRLDWLKRSTSLPSSTSENSIELSKDNTFQSTTTLRQGSSDDVVPDKVAIIELLIPSVFRAIVSVSPAGSLDPDAVAFFSPDEGGSYVHARGFSVHHVFRHITEHAAMALQHFTGVGTETALLSLLLWVCSYQTLFSKVCSKCSRLLSMDKESAMLLPPVNRPYRNFCAGKFLSKSVSKEDLSVDSTQGFHIDCFSEEA, from the coding sequence ATGCAGCAACCAACACCACAACCACACACGTCGGCGGGACCAGGAGCTTCAGGGGCAGAGTCCAGCCAGACAAGTAGAGATGCGCCACCGAAGCAGGTGGCAATGGCACTGGAGCGTCTGGGGCAGGCGAGTAGACTCATAGCTGATATCAGACTTGGCGCAGATCGGCTTCTGGAAGCCCTATTTGTGGCGGCTCAGCCACAACACTCTTCTAAACCTTTGCATCTTATCCTCAAAGAAGAAGCTTCTATGAGACAACACCTACAAGACCTTCGCTCTGTTGGAAGGCAGTTGGAAGATTCTGGTGTCCTCGATGATTCCCTTCGATCACGAAGTAATTCGTGGGGCCTCCATATGCCCTTGGTTTGTCCCGATGGTGCTGTTGTTGCGTATGCATGGAAGAGACAACTTGCTGGTCAGGCTGGTGCATCTGCAGTTGATAGGACCAGGTTAGCCCTCAAGGCCTTTAATGATCAGAAACGACGATTTTTCCCACACCTCCTCACCAATGCTGGTGAGGAGGGTGCTACAAAGAAACTTTGTGGTCCTCCGTCAAGTGATCAAGAAGAAACTTGTGAACTGGAAACAGTGTCTGAAGTTTTGACACATCTGAAAAAGGAGGTTCCAAATGTAACAACTTTCTCCTACCAGCGTTTGGATTGGTTAAAGCGGTCTACCTCGTTGCCCTCTTCGACCAGTGAAAATTCTATTGAATTATCGAAAGATAATACTTTCCAAAGCACGACAACGTTAAGACAAGGATCATCTGATGATGTTGTTCCAGACAAGGTTGCTATAATCGAATTGTTGATACCTTCTGTTTTTAGAGCCATAGTATCAGTTTCCCCTGCCGGTTCATTGGATCCTGATGCTGTAGCATTCTTCTCGCCAGACGAGGGTGGTAGCTATGTACATGCGAGGGGATTTTCAGTTCATCATGTATTTAGGCACATCACGGAGCATGCTGCTATGGCTTTACAGCATTTTACAGGTGTCGGTACCGAGACAGCCTTGCTTTCTTTGCTGCTCTGGGTCTGCAGCTACCAAACTTTGTTCTCAAAAGTTTGCAGCAAGTGTAGCCGGCTACTATCAATGGACAAAGAGTCTGCAATGCTACTGCCTCCTGTGAATCGCCCTTACCGGAATTTTTGTGCTGGAAAATTCTTGTCAAAGTCTGTCTCAAAAGAGGACCTAAGTGTGGATTCTACTCAGGGTTTTCATATCGACTGCTTTTCTGAGGAAGCATAG